One window from the genome of Ananas comosus cultivar F153 linkage group 13, ASM154086v1, whole genome shotgun sequence encodes:
- the LOC109719704 gene encoding uncharacterized protein LOC109719704 translates to MTEERASLGESMSLSAVEIYYPVIVLKRPLLAFLLALLRALEAPTCLINDALKALFGVTLYPLNRPPLIKLGALPKHGRIFVITLTGDNKHSLDHNLIASVHSALTHARSESSSFGAGINVVTSVDASAGGKWRWRRKKKRRRRRLRNNRQGPRRP, encoded by the exons ATGACTGAGGAAAGGGCTTCAttgggcgagagcatgag CCTCTCCGCTGTTGAGATCTACTACCCTGTCATCGTCTTGAAGCGGCCCCTCCTTGCCTTCCTCCTCGCACTCCTCCGCGCCCTCGAGGCCCCTACTTGCTTAATCAATGACGCTCTCAAGGCGCTCTTCGGCGTCACGCTCTACCCGCTCAATCGACCCCCGCTGATCAAGCTCGGTGCCTTGCCG AAGCACGGGCGCATCTTCGTTATCACCCTCACGGGCGACAACAAGCACAGCCTCGACCATAACCTTATTGCCTCCGTCCACTCCGCCCTCACCCACGCCCGCTCGGAATCTTCCTCCTTCGGCGCCGGCATCAATGTTGTCACAAGCGTTGATGCTAGCGCCGGCGGAAAGTGGAGGTGGAGgcgaaagaagaagaggaggcggcgccgccttCGTAACAATCGCCAAGGGCCGCGAAGGCCATGA